From Micromonospora auratinigra:
CAGCGAACCGTACGCGCTCGGCACCGCCGGCCGGCTGCTGCGCGCCGGGCGGGCGCTGACCGCCGCCGGGGTGGCCGGCGCGCTGGTCGGCCGCCGCCACCGGTCGCTCTCCGCACTGTCCGGCGCCGCGCTGCTGGCCGCCTCGGTCTGCACCCGGTTCGGCATCTTCCACGGCGGCGTCGCGTCCGCGAAGGACCCGAGGTACACCGTGGTCCCGCAGCGCGAACGCGCCGACCGGCGGGCCGCCGAGCAGGGCTGAGGCCTCCCCGCGCGGGTGCCCCGACGCTGTGGTTGACTGCTGCGTGGAGGCGTTCAGGCGGCTGGTGCCCCTCCCGGTCTTCAAAACCGGTGTGGTCCGGGACCCGGGCCAGGCGGGTTCGATTCCCGTCCGTCTCCGCCAAGCGATCCGTGCCCCTCGGGGCCGGCCAGGGAGATGACCCGATGCGTGACGTCGACCCGCGTCGGCGGGTGCCGCGCACCGACGTGCTGCTCGCCGATCCGGCCCTGGCCGCCGCCGTGGGCACGCTCGGCCGCGACCGGGTCAAGGCCGCCGTGCTGCGCGCCCAGCAGCGGGCCCGCACCGGGGAGATCACCCCCGATCAGGTACGCGACGCCGCGCTGGCCGAGCTGCCGCCGCCCGCGCCCCGGGCGGTGCTCAACGCCACCGGCGTCGTGCTGCACACCAACCTGGGCCGGGCGCCGCTCTCCGCCGCCGCCGTCGAGGCGCTGGTCGCCGCCGCCGGGCACACCGACGTGGAGCTGGACCTGCGCACCGGCCGGCGGGCCCGGCGCGGCCGGGACGCGCTGGACGCGCTCGCCGCCGCCGTGCCCGACGCGGCCGCCGTGCACGTGGTCAACAACGGCGCCGCCGCGCTGGTGCTCGCCGCCACCGCCCTGGCCGCCGGCCGGGAGATCGTGGTCAGCCGGGGCGAGCTGGTCGAGATCGGCGACGGGTTCCGCCTGCCCGACCTGCTGGAGAGCACCGGAGCGCGGCTGCGCGAGGTGGGCACCACCAACCGCACGAGCCTCGCCGACTACGCCGCCGCCGTCGGCCCCGACACCGGGTTCGTGCTCAAGGTCCACCCGTCCAACTTCGTGGTCACCGGCTTCACCTCCGCCGTCGGCGTGCGGGAGCTGGCCACCCTCGGCGTGCCGGTGGTCGCCGACATCGGCTCCGGGCTGCTCGCCGCCGACCCGCTGCTGCCCGACGAGCCGGACGCCGCCGGCACCCTGCGCGCCGGCGCGCACCTGGTCACCGCCAGCGGCGACAAGCTGCTCGGCGGCCCGCAGGCCGGGCTGCTGCTCGGCACCGCCGACCTGGTCGGCCGGCTGCGCCGGCACCCGCTCGCCCGGGCGCTGCGGGTCGACAAGCTCACCCTGGCCGCGCTCGCCGCCACCCTGCACGGTCCCGACACCCCCACCCGGGCGGCGCTGCACGCCGACCCGGCCGCGCTGCGCGCCCGGGTCGAACTGCTGCGGGACCGGCTCGGCGCGGACGGCTGCAAGGCCGAGGTGGTGCCCAGCGCCGCCGTCGTCGGTGGCGGCGGCGCGCCCGGCGTGCAGCTCGACTCGTGGGCGCTGAGCCTGCCCGAGCGGTACGCCGAGCCGCTGCGCACCGGCGACCCGCCGGTGCTGGGCCGGGTGCTGCACGGCCGGCTGCTGCTGGACCTGCGCTGCGTACCGGTCGACGCGGACGACACCGTCCGCGCCGCGGTGCTGCGGGTGGGTGGTTGACGTGTGGGTGATCGCCACCGCCGGCCACGTCGACCACGGCAAGTCCACCCTGGTGCGGGCGCTGACCGGGATGGAGCCGGACCGGTGGGCCGAGGAGCGCCGCCGGGGCATGACCATCGACCTCGGTTTCGCCTGGACCACGCTGCCCTCGGGCGGGACGGTCGCCTTCGTCGACGTACCCGGCCACGAGCGGTTCGTGCCGAACATGCTGGCCGGCGTCGGCCCCGCCCCGGCCGCGTTGATCGTGGTCGGCGCGGACGAGGGTTGGATGCCGCAGTCCGCCGAGCACCTGGCCGCCCTCGACGCGCTCGGGGTCTCGTACGGGCTGCTCGCGGTGACCCGCGCGGACCTGGCCGATCCGGGACCGGCGGCCGAGCGGGCCCGCCGGGAGATCGCCGCGACGTCGCTGGGCGAGGTGGAGGCGGTGGCGGTCAGCGGGGTGTCCGGCGCCGGCCTGCCCGAGCTGCGCGCCGCCCTGGACCGGCTGGTCGCCCGGCTGCCCGCCCCGGTCGGGGACGCGCCGGTGCGGCTCTGGGTGGACCGGTCGTTCACCATCCGGGGCAGCGGCACGGTGGTCACCGGCACCCTCGGCGCGGGCCGGCTGCGCGTCGGCGACCAGCTCGAACTGACCGGCTCGGGGGAGCCGGTGCGGGTGCGGGGCCTGCAGTCGCTGGGCACCGCGCGGGACGCGGTCGACGCGGTGGCCCGGGTGGCGGTGAACCTGCGCGGCGTCGCCCGCGACCGGGTCGCCCGGGGCGACGCCCTGCTGAGCCCCGGCCGGTTCCACCGCACCGACCTGCTGGACGTGCGGCTCGCCGGGGACGCCGCCGCCGACCTGCCCGCCACCCTCACCCTGCACGTCGGGTCCGCCGCCGTGCCCGCCCGGGTCCGGCCGCTCGGCCCGGACACCGTACGGCTGCGGCTGGCCCGCCCGCTGCCGCTGCTGATCGGCGACCGGGCCCTGCTGCGCGACCCGGGGCGGCACCACGTGGCCGGCGGGGTGACGGTGCTCGACGTGGCCCCGCCGCCGCTGCGCCGCCGGGGCGCGGCGACCGCCCGGGCGGGCGTCCTCGCCGGGCTGGACGGCCGGCCCGAACTCGCCGGGGAGCTGCGCCGCCGACGCCTGGTGCGCGCCGGCGAGCTGACCCGGATGGGGGTGGCGGCCACCGCCACCCCGGTCGCCGGGGACTGGCTGGCCGACCCCGCGCACTGGCGGGAGCTGGCGACCCGCCTCACCACGGAGGTCACCCGGTACGCCCGGGAGCACCCGCTCGAGCCGGGCGTCCCGGTCGACGTGCTGCGCCACCGGCTGGAGCTGCCGGACCGGGCGCTGGTGGAGGCGCTGGTCCGCCCGCCGCTGCGGCTGTCGGCCGGCCGGGTCGGCGCCGCCGACGCCGCCGGGCTGCCCGCCCCGGTGGCCCGGGCGGTCGAGCGGGTCCGCGCCGAGTACGGCGACCGTCCGTTCCAGGCGCCCGAGGCGTACCGCCTCGCCGACCTGGGCCTGGGCCCCCGGGAGATCGGCGCGGCGGTGCGGGCCGGGGCGCTGCTGAAGCTGGCCGACAACGTGGTGCTGCTGCCGGGGGCGCTCGACGACGCGGTCCGGGTCCTGGCCGGGCTGCCGCAGCCGTTCACGCTCAGCGCCGCCCGGCAGGCCCTCGACACCACCCGCCGGGTGGCGGTGCCGCTGCTGGAGCTGCTGGACCGGCGCGGCGCGACCCGCCGGCTCCCCGACGACGCCCGCGAGGTGGTCACCCCGGCGGGCTGAGCACCGGCTCAGGCCGGCGGCGCGGCGTCCGCGCCGGTCGGCTGCCCCAACCGGCCCCGCCCGCCCGCGACGGTCACCTACGGTGACGCCATGGACCCTTCCGCCATCTGGCGGGACAAGAACCACCGGTGGCGGATCGAGGCCTACCGGGCGCCCGACCTGCGCTTCGCCATCTTCGCCACGAACGGCCCCACCGAGTCCGCGCCGCTGTGGCTGTTCGGGATGGCGGCGCTGGCCCGCTGGCTGATGACCCACGCGATCTCCCTGGACGACCTGGAGACCGACTGATGGGCGCCCAGCTCGCGGTGGTGCTGCTGCTGGTGCTGGTCAACGCCGCGCTCTCCGGCAGCGAGATGGCGATGGTGACGCTGCGAGAGGGGCAGCTGCGCCGGCTGGGCCGGGCCGGTGGGGCCGGTGCCCGGGTGGTCCGGTTGGCGCGCGAGCCGAACCGCTACCTGGCCACCATCCAGCTCGGCATCACGCTGGCCGGCTTCCTCGCCTCGGCCGCCGCTGCGGTGTCCCTGGCGCAGCCGCTGGTCGGCCCGCTGGGCTTCCTCGGCCGCGCGGCCCACCCGGTCGCGGTGCTGCTGGTCACCGTGGCGCTGACCTTCGTCACCCTCGTCGTCGGCGAGCTGGCCCCGAAGCGGCTGGCGATGCAGTCGGCGGAACGGTGGGCGCTGCTCGGCGCGGCGCCGCTGGACCTGCTGTCCCGGCTGTCCCGGCCGGCGGTGTGGCTGCTCAGCCGCACCACCGACCTGCTGGTCCGGCTGGCCGGCGGCGATCCCCGCGCCGGCCGGCAGGAGATGACCGAGGAGGAGCTGCGGGAGCTGCTGGTCAGCCAGCGCGGGCTCTCCGCGCAGCAGCGGGAGATCCTGGCCGGCGCCTTCGACATCGCCGGCCGGACCCTGCGGGAGGTGCTGGTCACCCGGCGCGACGTGATGCTGCTGCCCGCCGCGCTGCCGGCGGCGGAGGCGATGCGCCGGCTGGCCGCCGCCGGCCGGTCCCGGGCGCCGGTCACCGGCCCCGGCGGCCTGGACGACGTGTGCGGGGTGGTGCACATCCGCGACCTGGTCGACGCCGACGGCGCGAGCACCGGGCAGCGGGCCCGGCCGCCGGTCCTGCTGCCGGCCAGCCTGCCGGTGGCCGACGCGATGCGGCAGCTGCGCCAGGGCCACGAGCGGCTGGCCCTGGTGGTGGACGAGTACGGCGGGATCGACGGCCTGGTCACCATGGAGGACCTGCTCGAGGAGGTGGTCGGCGAGCTGTACGACGAGACCGACGCCGACGTGCGCCGGGCCGTGCGCGAGCCGGACGGTGCGCTGCTGCTGCCCGGCGACTTCCCGCTGTACGACCTGCCCGACGCCGGGGTACGGGTCACCTTCCCGCTGTCGCGTGACTACACCACGGTGGCCGGGCTGGTGCTGGCCGGGCTGGGCCGGCTGCCGGAGCACGCGGGGGAGCGGGTGCGGCTGCCGGGGCTCACCGTCGAGGTGGTCGAGGTGGCAGACCGGGCGATCCGCCGGGTGCGGCTGCGCGGTGCGGCCGTCGGCTGCCCGGAGGAGTGAGCCCGACCGGGTGACGTG
This genomic window contains:
- the selA gene encoding L-seryl-tRNA(Sec) selenium transferase, which produces MRDVDPRRRVPRTDVLLADPALAAAVGTLGRDRVKAAVLRAQQRARTGEITPDQVRDAALAELPPPAPRAVLNATGVVLHTNLGRAPLSAAAVEALVAAAGHTDVELDLRTGRRARRGRDALDALAAAVPDAAAVHVVNNGAAALVLAATALAAGREIVVSRGELVEIGDGFRLPDLLESTGARLREVGTTNRTSLADYAAAVGPDTGFVLKVHPSNFVVTGFTSAVGVRELATLGVPVVADIGSGLLAADPLLPDEPDAAGTLRAGAHLVTASGDKLLGGPQAGLLLGTADLVGRLRRHPLARALRVDKLTLAALAATLHGPDTPTRAALHADPAALRARVELLRDRLGADGCKAEVVPSAAVVGGGGAPGVQLDSWALSLPERYAEPLRTGDPPVLGRVLHGRLLLDLRCVPVDADDTVRAAVLRVGG
- the selB gene encoding selenocysteine-specific translation elongation factor, whose translation is MWVIATAGHVDHGKSTLVRALTGMEPDRWAEERRRGMTIDLGFAWTTLPSGGTVAFVDVPGHERFVPNMLAGVGPAPAALIVVGADEGWMPQSAEHLAALDALGVSYGLLAVTRADLADPGPAAERARREIAATSLGEVEAVAVSGVSGAGLPELRAALDRLVARLPAPVGDAPVRLWVDRSFTIRGSGTVVTGTLGAGRLRVGDQLELTGSGEPVRVRGLQSLGTARDAVDAVARVAVNLRGVARDRVARGDALLSPGRFHRTDLLDVRLAGDAAADLPATLTLHVGSAAVPARVRPLGPDTVRLRLARPLPLLIGDRALLRDPGRHHVAGGVTVLDVAPPPLRRRGAATARAGVLAGLDGRPELAGELRRRRLVRAGELTRMGVAATATPVAGDWLADPAHWRELATRLTTEVTRYAREHPLEPGVPVDVLRHRLELPDRALVEALVRPPLRLSAGRVGAADAAGLPAPVARAVERVRAEYGDRPFQAPEAYRLADLGLGPREIGAAVRAGALLKLADNVVLLPGALDDAVRVLAGLPQPFTLSAARQALDTTRRVAVPLLELLDRRGATRRLPDDAREVVTPAG
- a CDS encoding hemolysin family protein, giving the protein MGAQLAVVLLLVLVNAALSGSEMAMVTLREGQLRRLGRAGGAGARVVRLAREPNRYLATIQLGITLAGFLASAAAAVSLAQPLVGPLGFLGRAAHPVAVLLVTVALTFVTLVVGELAPKRLAMQSAERWALLGAAPLDLLSRLSRPAVWLLSRTTDLLVRLAGGDPRAGRQEMTEEELRELLVSQRGLSAQQREILAGAFDIAGRTLREVLVTRRDVMLLPAALPAAEAMRRLAAAGRSRAPVTGPGGLDDVCGVVHIRDLVDADGASTGQRARPPVLLPASLPVADAMRQLRQGHERLALVVDEYGGIDGLVTMEDLLEEVVGELYDETDADVRRAVREPDGALLLPGDFPLYDLPDAGVRVTFPLSRDYTTVAGLVLAGLGRLPEHAGERVRLPGLTVEVVEVADRAIRRVRLRGAAVGCPEE